Proteins from a genomic interval of Lolium perenne isolate Kyuss_39 chromosome 1, Kyuss_2.0, whole genome shotgun sequence:
- the LOC127327327 gene encoding uncharacterized protein encodes MDNLWHLGDEFRGQSKVMEDRQWSLMTSKLAEITKSKAERMNDFDYARMNTVPEMKQWDRLPYHQDDSKIDHLNLGLMNLDFKMNDIKMNEAAMKYPFRNMPYNMNQMYPKGNNGNVNSFKMNAGANKYSNNINGKEANGKHNGSNNNNGSNSNNNSVDKRFKTLPTSEMLPRNEVLGGYIFVCNNDTMQEDLKRQLFGLPARYRDSVRAITPGLPLFLYNYTTHQLHGVFEAASFGGSNIDPTAWEDKKCKGESRFPAQVRIRIRKLCKALEEDAFRPVLHHYDGPKFRLELSIAETLSLLDLCKSDDV; translated from the exons ATGGACAACTTGTGGCATCTTGGAGATGAGTTCCGTGGGCAGTCCAAGGTGATGGAGGACCGTCAATGGTCTCTGATGACATCAAAGTTGGCTGAGATCACAAAGTCAAAGGCTGAGAGGATGAATGACTTTGACTATGCGCGGATGAACACTGTCCCTGAGATGAAGCAGTGGGATAGgctaccctaccaccaagatgacAGCAAGATAGACCACCTCAATCTTGGCCTCATGAACTTAGATTTTAAGATGAATGATATCAAGATGAATGAGGCTGCCATGAAGTACCCTTTCCGCAACATGCCCTATAACATGAATCAGATGTACCCCAAGGGAAACAATGGTAATGTCAATTCATTCAAGATGAATGCTGGGGCCAACAAATATTCGAATAACATAAATGGGAAAGAGGCAAATGGCAAACACAATGGTAGTAACAACAACAACGGaagcaacagcaacaacaactctGTTGACAAGCGCTTCAAAACATTGCCAACAAGCGAGATGCTGCCAAGGAATGAAGTTCTTGGTGGATACATCTTTGTCTGCAATAATGATACCATGCAGGAGGATCTCAAGAGGCAGCTTTTTG GTTTGCCAGCAAGATATCGTGATTCAGTCCGGGCGATTACTCCTGGTCTACCTCTTTTCCTCTACAACTACACCACCCACCAGCTCCATGGGGTGTTTGAG GCTGCTAGTTTTGGAGGATCAAACATTGATCCCACCGCTTGGGAAGATAAAAAGTGTAAAGGTGAATCCAGATTCCCAGCACAG GTGAGGATTCGCATTAGAAAGCTTTGCAAAGCTTTGGAAGAGGATGCTTTTAGGCCAGTGTTGCACCACTATGATGGTCCTAAATTTCGCCTTGAGCTCTCCATAGCAGAG ACACTGTCACTGCTAGACCTGTGCAAGTCAGACGATGTCTGA